The DNA region gtgatggtTTTGTGAAGTGCTGCCAAATAATGTTAATTGGTTTCTAGTTGTGTTTCCCTGATCCTCTGAAAGTGTTGCTTGTGTTGCCTTGCTTTGATTTAGttattctttttgattttgtatagcCCAGTTTTTCTAAGCCGAGTTTTTCTATGATGTAGTTGTCCCTGAAGGTAAAGACCTCTTTGCATATATCTATGTCATGTTGGTCGTAATACTTGAAGACTTTTTTCTTGAGATGGATTGTAGGAAgttttttcaacatattttgATCTTCTATGTTCTGATTTTGATGTGATGGTAAGCGGCggacttaattttttttttttatatatatcttttgtttaCTTGCTATACTTTCAGGTTTGTTCCTTGATTCTCTTGTTTAAATTCTTTTGGAGGTGTCACTATTGTTTAAGAAGGAGAAAATCATAGATTTCTATTTCGAATTGTGGAATTGATTTAAGGTTGATAACATTGGTAAACCATATTGTTGTTCCTTAAGctaaatgaaaaagacaaaCTTGAGCATTTGTTTGTAGTAGTAGCAGTGTGCGCATCTATTTTCCATGTCATTGACGGTGCAGTAAATAGTTGGTCTGATTGCTGCCAATGTAGTGTAGTATCATTGTAGGCTTTGTACATTGACTCTGTGTAACGCCTTTTTGATATATTTCCAGCATTGATCaccctttgctttgttttgtttccagcCTAGCTTGTCGAGCCAAATTTTTCCTTCCGCTGCGTCACCCCTGCACAACTTCACAATTCCGTAAAGGTACATACCATTCTCATAACTACTTTCTGCCGCCTTCTTCAAGTGCTCCTGCcctgtttttgtgttgttctttTGAAAATACTCTTGGATCCCTTTGATATAGTGAGCCTCAACATTTCCACTTGTAATGCATTTTTCCATGAGGTCTTGGTATCTCGTTAGTGCTGCTAGTGGATTCATCGCTAGGGACCTTAGGTTGATATTCTTGTAGACTCAGTGATCTTGGGCTGCCTTGGCTAGATGTGGTGATGCTTGCATAACATGTCTCACGGTTGTGCATGAAATCTTAGCAACTTGAGAGATTATATCTCCGAGGATGTCGTTTGGTAGTTCTTCAAGGGAATAGTGTGTGTTTCGCAGCATTTTTTGCAagttgtgtttgatttttagGTTAAGACTTTTTCCTACTGTTATTTATAGGCTGGACGATATGCCGCGTTACACacgaattaatttttaaaatatataagacaaTGCTAAAgtgttaataaatttttctgtagcttttttattttgtagatttttttttctgaacaatATCAAATgtagtttgaatattttcatttacttttgtTAATGATATTAGTTAGTTGAGTTTCTGAATTGTTAATCTTGATGTCTATATTCATTCTAGATGTTAGtaataaaatattctttataagCTTATATACAGagtgaagatattttttttcatgataagaaatggcagcaaattcatgttttattttctttggataGTACTGTGAATGAATTAAAAGTATAAGTAACATAAATCATTATGATGAAATTTTAAAGTATGAAATCTTAACTTTGTAcaataaaactataatttgTCGGCCTGAAATGCTATTATCTATCCTTCATGACAACAATTAGTCAGTAATACATGTTTTCATGCGATAATTTATAGCTAAGCGTGTTTGTTACTTGTCAATCATTTTCCATCAAAGTAaaagttgatttgattttgtatctaGAACTGGTAGAGCACACAAAAGATTATGCGGCAGAATTCATGCCAATCACTTAAGCTTTTCCACTTACTATATGCAATGGATTATGGACACATACACACCCATATACATACCCATTTGCATTATTTGCATTGGAGGTGCAACAATCTAAGCGAAAACATAACTTTGGCTCTACTTTAACTGGTTTTTCCGACCAAACTACTAACAAAACTTACAACACTTTCATTCTCTCCACTCTTGCACTAACGCACCACCTCCTCACATTCTTCGTCTTTTTATGTGACAAACGAATTGATCATCATCAGCATAGACATCATGGTGTTGTATTTCCTCCTGTCAATGCATCTTcaagcactacaagaaaataattttattaagacgaaatatttagtcacaattaaaattatttagtcacaatataaacattgttacgcatttgtgatgttttttgaatggttgcaatacaatggtcacaaatttttatttgtaacaaaaacgtcacaagagttgcaacgaatatattagtaaccattttgggATTCTTGAGAAATATGTATAGTGAGGATATACTATGTTCAATgtagtatgtatatatgttctaATCATGCAATAGCAGgaagtttataaaatatctaatatacAAAAGTGTAAGTTCTATACCTTTgacgaaaataaaaatttaaaactgatCAGATTTGTATTTAATTGCCATGACAGTCTTACAAATTATATCAGAGTATTGAATAAGAGAATGTCTATTAGCCTAACCTTAATTTGAGGCAGTTACGTTGTGGAAGCTTAGCATTTATAACTTTCAAACTCTTTCGCAGTgacgtttctttttcttaacttccTAAATGAAAAACGCAAACAAAAGTacagaaaataatcaaatcatgatATGTAGTTCAATTATTTTAACCCCATGAAGCACATTATTAATAAGAGTACATACGAACAgttaaataaacacaaaatggTTTGACCAACAaaggaaaaagtgtttgatcgGCATAGGAAAAGCCCAACAAAATCACTCTTCCTAATGTAAGTCGTACCTATGATTTAGCAATTGGAGGAGTCTTCGTATGTAGGTCTCTGGATTTTTCTCCTCATCCAAAGCTTTTCACCTGCaagaaatcaacaaatttaCTACATATAAAAAGGTTTAGATAAGCAACATAAGTTATTATAGATTGGACATATTCCACATGCGTCAGACTATATCCATATCAAACGAAGATAATACTAAACTTTAATATAAGTTCtccaaatacaaaatttattataagtTCTTAAGAAAGAGCAGCTACCTGGCGTTTTTGGCTACGTAAGTGATtgataaaccaaactgaaaccatCAGTCAAGGTTTTTAAATCTGGgaaaaaaagatcagaaaatGAATCACCAATCGGAGGAAGCAAAAGAAATACGGagtggatgtttttttttggttagacaCTTACATTCCGGAATGAGTTGCACTTCCCCGAACAATATGTCATTATCACCAGGATTTGAAACGTTTAAGCCCTAATCCTAATTAACGTCCATGAGACCAGTTTCATCTCTGGAACTTGCACATAcccgagaaaacaatgaaataAGAAAGGGTGAAACCCTCAGATAGGATGTGAAGCGATTGGAAGTAGAAGAATGGACGTTTCGTTTTTAAATGTGATGAAGGAGGTGAGGTCGAACCTCCCTCGAAatcctacatatatatatatatatagtcatagaAAGCAACCTAAAATCTAATTGACGTTTCATATTAGAAATCTCAAAtaattaggggtttcaaaaaaatttggtgcaaaaaataatagaaaatggTTAATGGatagtttataaaatttggCCTTATTAAATAGAAAGAGTAGCTGAGGTGGCAGCACCAGGAATCAGAAAAAAGAactttatatgtatatttttaatactgTTCGTTTTCTTCACTTTTGTTGTTGcacctttttattttgaaagtattcaaaaaatatattaaggtTAATtcaatagaaatatatattctttttgtatCCTATAGCTTAGTTTAACACTTTTCTAGTTTCCACAAATTTAAGAGAATTCAGATGAGTTTCTACCCAAAAGAAAAGTATTTGTGTGGTTTGAGTTATTACCTCCGAAATTAGattattttcttccaaatatAGAACCTTCAAATAGCTTCCatcagattaaaaaatataacagaAAAATCTCTCAACCCATAATAGTAATAATTACCTTCTCTTTTTTATCATTATAGAAAAATGCGGtgattctattttatttttcaaaaaaaaaaaaaatcttccaagTTTAACACTTAATTATTAAGGGGGAATAGTAATGAAATTTCTCAATCTCTTTTAGTTTGTTCcttttacaaaaagaaaggaagaagaagaagaaaaaaagctgttaataataataatgtggcTACCGAAAGCAGAAGcaacaaataaagaaacaagaagtgGTTCTGTGGCGATTGCAATAGATAAAGACAAAAGTAGTCAAAATGCTATCAAATGGACTTTGGAGAATCTTGCTTCTCGTGGACAAACTCTTGCTCTTATTCATGTCCTTCCCAAATCTCAATCTTCTTTAGGTTAACATTTCACTGCAATCTCATGCACATACTATAATTAGAATCcctattttgtttattttgctcaatgttttctttctttgttttgcgCAAaggtttgagtttctttttcgGGCCGGGTTTTCACTTTTGTGTTTCATGCATGcagatattgaagaaggaatatCACATAAGCAGCAAATGGAGAAACAAACGAAAGATCTCTTTGTATCCTTCCACTGTTACTGCAGCCGCAAAGAggtgttttattaaaataataatacctaTTGAAACCAATTTAACTTTTGGTTGAATGAATATATCACATGAGTAGttagcttttttttattttacttttggaTCATTATTTCTGCATGCAGATTCATTGTCAGGACGTTGTGCTTGAAGACGCAGACAAAGTCAAAGCGATTGTCGAATATGTTACGGTTTCTTCGATTGAGAATTTAGTTCTTGGTGCTCCATCACGGAACAGCTTTATGCGGTAACTAAAactgattagggttttggtttattAGTTTACGTGCGGAAGAAGTATATATTAACCAAATTTAGGGTTTcctttgatgattttgttcctTAACAGAAGATTCAAAACGGATTTACCAGCGAGTGTGTCAAAGGCTGCTCCAGATTTCTGCAATGTTTACGTTATCTCCAAAGGAAAGATCTCTTCGGTACGAAACGCCTCGCGTCCTGCTCCTTATCATCCATCAGCTCTTAACGAATCAGAGAGTCATCATGACACTATTCCCCTtgagagaaaacataaaacaggTCAGAGTTTTAATCTTCAGAGGAAATATTGTTGCTTGCGTGACAAGCATCTCAAAACACATTGTTAAATCTGTCCCATCTTCCTTGTTTTCAACAGCTAACACACAGGCCTTGCATAGAGGACGAAGATCAGTAGATTCAGATGGTACCAGGTATTATATTCTGTTAGGTTAAACAAATCGCTGTGTAACTATACCTCAACAATTTCGTAAATCTTGGTTTCGACATTTGTAGATTAGGGGTTCCGAAACCGCCACAAGGACATATGAAATTAGTGGGGGATTTCTCAGATTCAGAGTCCGAGTTCTCATTCATCAGTGCTTCTCAACATGAATCCGACATTTCCTTCATCAGCAGCTCGGGGAGGCCGAGTGTAGACCGATCATCATTTACCTACGATCTACCAGAATCAGCAAGATCCTCAAGAATGTCAACGAGCTCAGATCAGAGCATCGGGTCTCATAGATTAGGAATCAAGTTTACGGATCTGAGTTATCTCAATGGTTCTTCTACGGTTTCTGAAGAGAGTGGAAGAAATTCTTGTTCTTATTCATCTCAGAGCTTGGTATAAGTTGGAATCAACTCATGATTTTGTGTCGCTCccagatttgtttttctattacATTCCATGAAAATGTTTGTATTGTTGTTGCAGGATGATGTTGAAGCTCAAATGAGGAGACTCCGTTTAGAGCTGAAACAAACTATGGATATGTATAGCTCAGCTTGCAGAGAAGCTTTAACCGCAAGGCACGAGGTAATTGTTATACATACATCTATATCTCCAAGTTGTTCTTCACCTCAAGAGGGTTGATTCATAAATTTGGTTACAATCTGGATTAGGCGACAGAGCTGCAAAAGCTAAGGACAGAAGAGGAAAGACGATTCGAGGAACTAAAGATGACAGAGGAAACAGCAATGTCAATAGTGGAAAACGAGAGAGCAAAAGCCAAAACAGCCTTGGAAGCTGCTGAAGCTGCTGAAGCTGCAAACAGGCTTGCTGAAGTGGAAGCAAAGAGGAGGCTAAACGCAGAGATGAAGGTATTGAAAGAAAGCGGTTCTTTCTCTCGACATAGCATCGTTCGATACAGGAAATACACTGTTCAAGAAATCGAAGAAGGTACAGATAACTTTGCAGAGTCGAGAAAAGTTGGAGAAGGAGGGTATGGACCTGTGTTTAGAGGTCATCTTGATCACACAAGTGTTGCTGTTAAGGTTTTACGCCCTGACGCTGCTCAAGGAAGATCACAGTTTCACAAAGAGGTAACAATACATCGATCTTCTCTACAATTTTTCTCCATTAACTCTGTTTTCCCTATAGTTTTTACTTGTGTTACAAGAAAAAGgttattaaatgaaattttttaaaaaacttgatgTGTTTTGACGCTCAGGTTGAAGTACTAAGCTGCATAAGACATCCAAACATGGTGCTTCTCTTAGGAGCTTGTCCAGAATTCGGTATTCTCGTCTATGAATATATGGCCAAAGGAAGCTTAGATGACCGCCTTTTCAGACGCGGAAACACGCCGCCGATTTCATGGCAATTGCGTTTCAGAATCGCTGCTGAGATCGCTACGggtctcctcttcctccaccaGACCAAACCAGAACCAATTGTCCACAGAGACTTGAAACCAGGAAACGTACTTCTCGACCACAATTACGTCAGCAAGATCAGCGACGTCGGGCTTGCAAGACTCGTCCCCGCTGTAGCTGAAAACGTGACCCAGTACCGAGTAACATCAGCTGCAGGAACGTTTTGTTACATCGACCCTGAGTATCAACAAACCGGAATGTTGGGTGTGAAGTCGGATGTTTACTCTCTCGGAATCATGCTTTTGCAGCTTTTGACGGCGAAGCAGCCAATGGGTTTGGCTTATTACGTGGAACAAGCGATTGAAGAAGGGACATTGAAAGATATGCTTGATCCTGCAGTACCAGATTGGCCAGTAGAGGAAGCTTTGGCTCTTGCGAAGTTATCGCTACAATGTGCAGAGTTACGAAGAAAAGATAGGCCTGATCTTGGTAAAGAAATAATGCCTGAGCTTAATAGACTTAGAGAGCTTGGTGAAGAGAGTCTTGAGTCTGTGTATTATGCTGGACAAGGAAGATCTTCACATCCTAGTCAAGTCTCATATTCATCGGTAAGACTTGTTAATCCGAAAACATTTCTACTAGATTCGATGTCTCTCTAGCTGTGATGGTTGATGTTATTGTGGGTATTGCAGGATGGTAGGAGTGCTCCTTTGATATCAAATACAGGATCTTCTATGTCAAACCCATAGTTTTGAGGAATTTGGTAAGATATAACCTCTTGTTTCATCTTAAGTTAATGTCTAATTAAGTTTCGCTGAGATAAACACTCAtgattgagattttgatttgcAGGAGATAACTTCAGTAGAAGCAAGCCAAGAGTAATTCATATTTTGAGCTGAAGAAAAAGGTGGCTACGATTTTATTAGATTCGGATTTGTGTATAAAAAGTtgtgtatattttgtattaaagaAACCATATGTATATACGTGGAAATATGAATTTCCCATGCACATTCATGTTGGAGAAAAtgtgaaattataattttaactaTGAATTACATGTTGGTCGACACGTAACTCACAGTAGAGAACAACGTGGGAATGTTCTGACGTTGTCAAGTGTTCCGACAAAAAAAGTCGTTTTTAACAGTGTTTAAAAAGAGCATTATTTTTCTAAGAAACGAGGATTCAGAAACAATGGGACAAGGTAAAGAAGTTACCTCCCTCTGTTCTTTGCTGATGCATCCAAGTTTAAAAAGACTCTATggtctctgtttttgtttgtttgtttgtttgtttgatgagTTCAGTTTATTGTATTAATCAGGAAAGAGGAgaaatattcttcttttatagGCCAAAGGTtaacaaagaagaagctcaCAGTGTGGACGATGTTCAAAGGTTCTACATAGTGATGCGTCCTGAGTCCGGTGAGAATCCCACCGAGGAGAAACAAGACCCTCTTTCAGGTAAAGAAGGTTCCGATAAATATTCCGGTGACGGAGACGCGACTACTAGCTCTTCCGGCGCCAAGAACCAAGGTGGTGAAGGAGGACACGGCGTCGAGGTAGCTAGAAGAAGAATTAAGAACAAAACACTACTGATTAAGCTCTTCACTATTACTTAGACTAAATATGATTGATATTTTCATCTCAATCTTTGTAGAAAGTGAACATCGAGAAGCAGCTTCTGCTACGATTCATTGTTATGGTTAGGAAAAGTCTACCTGATCCGAGCAAGAAGTCGCAACCTTTTTGGGGATTCGTGGAGATGGTGACCACAAATGTTGAAGATGTTAAAGCTGCTCTCAAAGGAGGTAATAATTTCTTGCATTTTATGATATTGTTTGGTGAGtttatatgatgatgatttgttttctcAGAGGAGTATGAGACGAAGACACGAGGACATAGGCACAAACCGCGGGCGAGAGCTGTCGGAGAAGGAATCTATCCAATTCTTCGACATAAGCCTAGTCCGACACGAAAACACCATACACATCTTGTCTACAAGCTCGAGTTCCCATCGAACAGAGCACAGGAGCCACAAGAGTCGATGAACATCGAACCCGAAGGATCTTTCTTGATCCAAATACGAAATCCAGAgcaaggaggaggaggaggaaggtcAGGGTTTGGTGGGctgcagagaaagagaagggcCCAGTTTCCGGCACATCTTCAAGCCCATCTAGGTCATACCCGGTTTGGGGCAGCGGACCCTCCCGATTTCCTGAATTACGAAGGATGCGAGTTGTTGCTNTTTGTTTGTTTGATGAGTTCAGTTTATTGTATTAATCAGGAAAGAGGAgaaatattcttcttttatagGCCAAAGGTtaacaaagaagaagctcaCAGTGTGGACGATGTTCAAAGGTTCTACATAGTGATGCGTCCTGAGTCCGGTGAGAATCCCACCGAGGAGAAACAAGACCCTCTTTCAGGTAAAGAAGGTTCCGATAAATATTCCGGTGACGGAGACGCGACTACTAGCTCTTCCGGCGCCAAGAACCAAGGTGGTGAAGGAGGACACGGCGTCGAGGTAGCTAGAAGAAGAATTAAGAACAAAACACTACTGATTAAGCTCTTCACTATTACTTAGACTAAATATGATTGATATTTTCATCTCAATCTTTGTAGAAAGTGAACATCGAGAAGCAGCTTCTGCTACGATTCATTGTTATGGTTAGGAAAAGTCTACCTGATCCGAGCAAGAAGTCGCAACCTTTTTGGGGATTCGTGGAGATGGTGACCACAAATGTTGAAGATGTTAAAGCTGCTCTCAAAGGAGGTAATAATTTCTTGCATTTTA from Camelina sativa cultivar DH55 chromosome 3, Cs, whole genome shotgun sequence includes:
- the LOC104775780 gene encoding U-box domain-containing protein 35-like: MWLPKAEATNKETRSGSVAIAIDKDKSSQNAIKWTLENLASRGQTLALIHVLPKSQSSLDIEEGISHKQQMEKQTKDLFVSFHCYCSRKEIHCQDVVLEDADKVKAIVEYVTVSSIENLVLGAPSRNSFMRRFKTDLPASVSKAAPDFCNVYVISKGKISSVRNASRPAPYHPSALNESESHHDTIPLERKHKTANTQALHRGRRSVDSDGTRLGVPKPPQGHMKLVGDFSDSESEFSFISASQHESDISFISSSGRPSVDRSSFTYDLPESARSSRMSTSSDQSIGSHRLGIKFTDLSYLNGSSTVSEESGRNSCSYSSQSLDDVEAQMRRLRLELKQTMDMYSSACREALTARHEATELQKLRTEEERRFEELKMTEETAMSIVENERAKAKTALEAAEAAEAANRLAEVEAKRRLNAEMKVLKESGSFSRHSIVRYRKYTVQEIEEGTDNFAESRKVGEGGYGPVFRGHLDHTSVAVKVLRPDAAQGRSQFHKEVEVLSCIRHPNMVLLLGACPEFGILVYEYMAKGSLDDRLFRRGNTPPISWQLRFRIAAEIATGLLFLHQTKPEPIVHRDLKPGNVLLDHNYVSKISDVGLARLVPAVAENVTQYRVTSAAGTFCYIDPEYQQTGMLGVKSDVYSLGIMLLQLLTAKQPMGLAYYVEQAIEEGTLKDMLDPAVPDWPVEEALALAKLSLQCAELRRKDRPDLGKEIMPELNRLRELGEESLESVYYAGQGRSSHPSQVSYSSDGRSAPLISNTGSSMSNP
- the LOC104778743 gene encoding uncharacterized protein LOC104778743, whose translation is MVSVFVCLFVCLMSSVYCINQERGEIFFFYRPKVNKEEAHSVDDVQRFYIVMRPESGENPTEEKQDPLSGKEGSDKYSGDGDATTSSSGAKNQGGEGGHGVEKVNIEKQLLLRFIVMVRKSLPDPSKKSQPFWGFVEMVTTNVEDVKAALKGEEYETKTRGHRHKPRARAVGEGIYPILRHKPSPTRKHHTHLVYKLEFPSNRAQEPQESMNIEPEGSFLIQIRNPEQGGGGGRSGFGGLQRKRRAQFPAHLQAHLGHTRFGAADPPDFLNYEGCEL